The stretch of DNA TCATTAACTATTTTTCACATCAATCTAGTTAGTTGCAGTTACGTTGACAATTGTGAAGCATTTTGCGATTTTGATTGTGGCAATAAGCAATAACAAAACCAATATGGATGTGGATTATATTAGATTTCCTTGTCTCATCTCATGAAGTGTGTTTCTTGCACCGTTCTCACTATCACCTCCATATTGTGTTGACAAAATTGGTGAATCTACCCCACCGTGCACCAGAATTacaataattaacaaaatttggttaagaTTTCTTAGACTTCATCATGacactatttttcaatcaaaaacTTATATCACACTAGAATGGTGAAAGGAGCTTTTCACTTTGCTATATATAGTATGTATGTATACAATAtataatgggttaaatatgtttttgtccctcaggtttcagtgaaatttgaaattagtttctcttcaaaaattttgaccaatttagtttttcatcttcagaaatgtatgaatttaatccttctaaccaaattttattaagtttatttcacatttcaaacatgttttatggtaatatttgagttaacattgaagcgaaaatgtgtcaaactgtataaacaattcaaatattatcatgaaatgcgtttaaaacttcagataaacttaacaaaatttggttagaagaactaaattcacgcatttctaaaaatgaaagactaaattggtcaaaaattctGAAGAGgagaaactaattccaaatttcactgaaacttgagggaccaaaaacatattgaaCCCATATATAATTCAACGTAAACTTTACCTAACAAATTAGTTTGTAAAGTcgagttaggtttaaagttcactttttaaGATAGTATCAAAGACATCTGAAGTTTATCCTAGtaagatttgttgtttgttggacCTATCATGCTATCCGTTATCTGATCGGTCGTTAACACCTAGTCTCGTGCTAAAGATTTATATGATTCGGTGTAGGATATGTTAAAGacaaatttacaatatatatatatatatatatatatatatatatatatatatatatatatatttatattttttgacaaaagTTGTCTTGATTACGGTATGAAAACTTGCATACTGATGAAGGTGTTTTTGAGGTTACACAGGTATGAGTTAATCAATGAACAAGATATTTAAAACAGAAGATTATTGTGATCACCTAAAGTGGAGGTCAAACAAACCAGGACTAAAACTAAAATCTTTAACAAATATCACTGATCAAATTGAGGTAAGGTAGGTACCTGATGTTACGATAACTAATTTCTCACAATCTCATTCTTGCTACTTTCAGCACTAAGAGGTGATTAGAAGAATGCTCGACTACCATAAAACACACGAGATCcatcttttttcttcttgtcaGTTTCTAACTTGCTGTTTTCATGATTCTGAATCACATCACCATCGCCATGATCAACTTTCTCAGGCTTGTCAAGGTCCATCGGGAGCTTCATTTTGGCCAAGGACTCAGTGAACTGCTGCATGCTTCTCATATACATGTCCACTATCTGTTTCTGCATAGCAGCTTGCTCAGCCTCAAGATTGATGTTCCCTAAAGGAGCTGAAAAAACTTGACCAAACTTTGAAGCTTCTGTTGTGTTCTTGCTACTGATTTTGCTTTCCTTGTCTTTGCTTGTCGAAAAGGTTGCATCTTTTTCATCTGGGGCCTCACCTTCTTTCTTAGAAGTTGGTGTATCAGGACAAGCACCACCACAGTTTTGAGTAGCTTCCACGGTCACAGAATTCAAGTGGTTCTTTTTCTCAACTGAATCTGCTGAGTTTCTGTCATCACTCAAGGTTGTGATGGTGGAGCCTAGGAAGCATGAGTTCTGAATGCTCTCGTTTGGAGAAAGGGACCCTACATGATTCTCATCTGGTGGACTCATACTCATCTCGTGATCATCAAGTTGAGGAGATGCACCAAGGTGGAGAAATGGTAGTGATCTTCCATTGTTGGACCTTGAAGTAGCTGCAAGATTGAAGTACTCAGACACCATTTTCTGGTTCTCCTTCACAACACTGATGTCAGGAAATTCAATTCTTGCATACTCAACTGGGTCCAACATAACTTCTGAGATCTTTCTATCAAGAAAAATAACTTCTGATGATATGGATGAAGTCTTTGCTGATTCAGGTATCAAATTCACTGAGGAATTCAGCGCCAAAGAAGGGTCTAAAGACAGTGTCAATTGAACAGTTCCAGCAGGAGAGTGGAAAAGATCAGTGGAGGAAAGACTGTAATCTTCAGTTACCTTTCCTTTGCCAAGAACTTGTGAAATTGGGACCAAAGCAAATCCCAGTAACTGGTCTTCCATGTGAATCCTTGCCCTGCTAAACATCCAAATTTCACATTTCAGAACAGCGTCTATTTGGGTGATGTTCATCCTCATGTTTTCATTGAATGTTGGGTTTTTGCCACCTCCATTGATGATTCTGGTGGAGAGGGTCTCATCAGGGTTGTATGTTAGAGAGAACTTAGCATACACATCCTGGTTGTCATAGATGCATATGTTATGAATATTTCTTGCATGATGGACAAAGATATCAAGAATCCCTGAGaattcatcttcttcatcatcagcATGTGTCCCAGTGTTCAAATTTGGACTGTATCTGAAGCTGCTATTCTGACAATTCTGATTGAATGAATCCATTCCAACCCTCTTATGCCTTGGAGCTTCTCTTCCAAAAAGTTTCCAAAATCAGGAAACACAAGAGAAAAAGAGTAGGTGCAGATATTTGGATCATCAATGATCACCTTTCAGatacataaaaaacaaataagtggaaGAAAGTAGGCAAAAAGATGAAGTTTTTAAAGGATTaaacagcagcagcagcagaagAAGAGGGTTTTCTTTACTCACCTAGAAGAATGAATGGTAAGAGAAAGGTAGATAAGAATGTTGTTGTAGTTGAAGACATTTGTGAAATGAGTCCATGGATTAAGGAAGAAGCATGGATAAAGAGAGAAACTTGGAGGTGAATGAAGTGGGTTGCTTTATTGAATGGAAGTGGGGTTTAAAGAAATTGTGGTAGTAGGTGAAAAAATTGAAGGATGAAGGCATGGAAATGAACAGAGAAGAGTGTTATGATGTACATGTTTGTTTGGATGCCACTTTTCTTTTGGTGTTTGCTTTGCTTGACAATGCAGCTTCCATATATCTCTAGTGCACAACTTCCTCCACTCACACTAATGCTGTTGCAGGACCCACTTCCCACCATCTTCATTATCACTCACTTCATGCTACCCTCACCATTCAGACAACATAAATTACCCTGTCTCTCATAATCAAATAACACAACACAAATCTTGTCTGTGTTTTCTTCTCTCATTTTAGACAACTCCTAGagtttaaatacataaatagtGTTGGTCAACTTGGtattcatacaaataaataaagagttGATTTTGGAATTATcaccataatttatttttcaactttgtGTGGATTCTGATATCTTTGACTTCAAGTCAAGAACTCAAGATGGAGGTTGAAGTAGTTGGAAGATAAGAATGAAGTGTCTTAAATTGAGATTCTTGGTTAAAAAGTTTTTCATGTCCTAACTCTGATAAGGAAGCTTTCTCCACACCAAACTTTTTGTAACAGAGGGAGTTGTTGGAAAATCCATTTCACTTTGTTAATTTGAATGATGATTAAGCAAAAAAGTTAATGTTGGAAGTCCTGAAGATGTGGCATATATGTGCAATGGAGGTAACATCAGAAATCATAACCTTTcactgtttcttttttctttactaCTCGTAGCCATTGGTAATGACCTTCACCatagaagagaaagagagaaacacTAGAATTAGTGGGAAAAAGAAAACTTCACATCACTGTCAAATTGTTCATACCCCATGCATGCATAGCATGATGAAACGTGATGACATAGACTTCCccataatttattaattaattgggTTTTTTCATTCCCCAGTGGAACACAACTGTTATCATTTTATTCCTTCCTAACAACAACATCAATGTAAGACTTTTTGTCCTCTTAAGTAGCTGtatataatgatttattttaaaggGTTATAtgcgtttttttttcttcggtaaatattcaaattagtctatattttaaacttttgatccaatttaatccctcaattttataaatatatgaatttagttttctaactattaaatttaatagacacttcaaatatgttttatgaTAGTTTCTTAGCTAATATTGAAGTATAAATGTATTAAATGgggtaaacaactcaaatactatcatgagatgtgtttgaaatgttaaataaacttaacaaaatttggttagaaggactaaattcatatatttctaaagtttggagactaaattgagtcaaaatttcagagagaaactaatttcaattttcactaagagttaaagacaaaaaacatatttaaccctattttaaattatgtgtagtaaaatctattaaatatcattatttaaaaataaataaaaatttagatatatgtttatataaggatcgattgaaattgaaatcatgAACACC from Vigna unguiculata cultivar IT97K-499-35 chromosome 8, ASM411807v1, whole genome shotgun sequence encodes:
- the LOC114195604 gene encoding uncharacterized protein LOC114195604; this translates as MDSFNQNCQNSSFRYSPNLNTGTHADDEEDEFSGILDIFVHHARNIHNICIYDNQDVYAKFSLTYNPDETLSTRIINGGGKNPTFNENMRMNITQIDAVLKCEIWMFSRARIHMEDQLLGFALVPISQVLGKGKVTEDYSLSSTDLFHSPAGTVQLTLSLDPSLALNSSVNLIPESAKTSSISSEVIFLDRKISEVMLDPVEYARIEFPDISVVKENQKMVSEYFNLAATSRSNNGRSLPFLHLGASPQLDDHEMSMSPPDENHVGSLSPNESIQNSCFLGSTITTLSDDRNSADSVEKKNHLNSVTVEATQNCGGACPDTPTSKKEGEAPDEKDATFSTSKDKESKISSKNTTEASKFGQVFSAPLGNINLEAEQAAMQKQIVDMYMRSMQQFTESLAKMKLPMDLDKPEKVDHGDGDVIQNHENSKLETDKKKKDGSRVFYGSRAFF